From the Lepus europaeus isolate LE1 chromosome 12, mLepTim1.pri, whole genome shotgun sequence genome, one window contains:
- the LOC133771177 gene encoding rRNA-processing protein FCF1 homolog, giving the protein MGKQKKARKYATMKQMLSLRDERLKEKDRSKPKKKEKEDPSALKEREVPQHPSCLFFQYNTQLGPPYHILVDTNFINFSIKAKLDLIQSVMDCLYAKCIPCITDCVMAEIEKLGQKYRVALKIAKVLRFERLPCAHKGTYADDCLVQRVTQHKCYIVATVDRDLKRRIRKIPEVPIMYISNHRYNIERMPDDYGAPWF; this is encoded by the coding sequence ATGGGGAAGCAAAAGAAAGCAAGGAAGTATGCGACCATGAAGCAAATGCTTAGTCTAAGAGATGAGAGGCTTAAAGAAAAGGATAGATCAAAACctaagaagaaggaaaaggaggaccCCAGTGCACTGAAGGAAAGAGAAGTCCCCCAGCACCCTTCTTGCTTATTCTTCCAATATAACACTCAGCTGGGCCCACCTTACCACATCCTCGTTGATACCAACTTTATCAACTTTTCCATTAAAGCCAAACTGGACTTAATACAATCAGTGATGGATTGTTTGTATGCCAAGTGTATTCCTTGTATAACTGATTGTGTAATGGCAGAAATTGAGAAATTGGGGCAGAAGTATCGAGTGGCACTAAAGATTGCCAAGGTTCTAAGATTTGAGCGATTACCATGCGCACACAAAGGAACCTATGCAGATGACTGCCTAGTCCAGAGAGTGACTCAGCACAAGTGTTATATTGTGGCCACAGTTGACCGGGACCTAAAACGAAGAATCCGGAAGATTCCCGAAGTTCCTATTATGTATATTTCTAACCACCGATACAATATCGAGCGAATGCCTGATGATTATGGAGCCCCTTGGTTCTAA